The segment TGCTAAAATGCGCGTTTATGGGCGCGTGGTTTAAGGTATATAAAAATTTCATATTAATTTCACTTTTTGGCTAAAATAAAAGCGATCATTATATAAAATTGCGGCTAAAAATCTAATTATTAGCCAAATTTTAGTAGAATTTCGGGCGCAAAAAGGAGCAGTTATGTTGGAGATCAGGCTTTTTAGATTTGACCCTAAAATCGATGTTTTAAGCTATTTTAAGCCATATATTTTTGAGCGCGAAAATTTCGCTAGCGTGGGCGAGCTTTTATGCGAGATAAAAGCGGGCGATCCGTATTTTAGCTATGAGGGCGTGAGTTTTGTCAAAATCAATGGCGTGGTCGCAAGCGTGGAGGAGCCATTTGGTGGGATTTTGGCGCGCTTTGGTAGGATTTTATACATTGCGCCACTTAGCCAGAGCGAGGCGCGCAAGGATTTGGAGTGCGGATTCGAGAGCTTTTACTCTAAATTTCAGAGTTTTTCTGCTATCGCTAATAGCGATACTTTCGAGTTTTACAAGGAATTAGCGCCATATTTTTACAGCTCAAATTTAAGGAAGTTTAGCGAGATTTTTTTGGGAAACAGCGCCTTTGTTTTTGCGAATTTTCTGCTCGAAAATTTTCCAGAAAAAAAGGGCGAAATTTTAGATTTTATCCGCCCACAGCTTGTGTATTTCACGCCGTGTAATGCCCTAAATTTGGACTATGATTGCGATTTGATTTATGATAGGCTTTGCGAGCTTTGTGGGATTGATCCAGCGCGCGTGGATAAAATTTATAGCGCACAAAGCCTAGCCGAGATAGACGCAAACACTGCCCCGCACCGCTACACGGGCTTTAAAATCGCTGTTTGGGGCGATGAGGGCGCGCGGGATTTGGTGCGTAGATTTGGCGGAGATGTCGTGAGATTTGAGCGCGAAAACGAGGCGTTAAGGGCTGAAATTTACGGCGCCGAAAAGGAGTGTGCGCTAAGGGTGGCTGGGGAAATTCTCTTTGACGCGTTTGATAGCGGGGCTGATTTTTTGCTGGTAAATTCTAAAAGTGCGTTT is part of the Campylobacter sp. VBCF_01 NA2 genome and harbors:
- a CDS encoding HdrB C-terminal domain-containing protein, encoding MLEIRLFRFDPKIDVLSYFKPYIFERENFASVGELLCEIKAGDPYFSYEGVSFVKINGVVASVEEPFGGILARFGRILYIAPLSQSEARKDLECGFESFYSKFQSFSAIANSDTFEFYKELAPYFYSSNLRKFSEIFLGNSAFVFANFLLENFPEKKGEILDFIRPQLVYFTPCNALNLDYDCDLIYDRLCELCGIDPARVDKIYSAQSLAEIDANTAPHRYTGFKIAVWGDEGARDLVRRFGGDVVRFERENEALRAEIYGAEKECALRVAGEILFDAFDSGADFLLVNSKSAFGFIDGKSGEICALMGRELIDFYLLSTDEFIALSKGEKPKTLASHKLKVALV